One window of Mucilaginibacter inviolabilis genomic DNA carries:
- the pheT gene encoding phenylalanine--tRNA ligase subunit beta — protein MKISYNWLKEFINTDKTPQEISIILTGTGLEVESLEKVQAIPGGLEGLVIGYVKECTDHANSDHLHVTKVDVGGPEDLQIVCGAANVAAGQKVVVAVVGTTVYPVSGEPFAIKKSKIRGEVSEGMICAEDEIGLGTSHEGIMVLDADAPVGTLAKDYFKVNDDYMYEIGLTPNRADAMSHLGTARDIAAFLKIGVTRPDVSAFKIANNNRTVEVVVENEQASPRYSGLTMTGLEVKESPKWLKERLAVIGVRSINNIVDVTNYVLHELGQPLHAFDADEIKGNKVLVKNYPEGTLFKTLDEVERKLSENDLMIGNTEEPMCIAGVFGGITSGVKASTTSIFLESAYFNSVSVRKTAKRHGLKTDASFRFERGTDPDMTVFALKRAALLIQQVAGGEVSSEIFDHYPAPVAPFAFEVSYKNIHRLIGKAIPHTEIKAIIEALDIKVVSETEETLSLQVPPYRVDVTREVDVVEEILRIYGYNNIEIPTQIRASLNNSQRAEKDTVQNQLSDLLTANGFNEILSNSLTKSAYSDNLDTAVKILNPLSSDLDVMRQTMLYSGLEAITYNQNRRAADLKFYEFGKVYSVKDDKYNEVQRFSVFLTGATTAEQWNQKPKPVSFYNLKAIVDSILERLNITGYLVEDATCKKLAYGLQYMLNGKQLVKFGAVAGEALKKADVDKEVFYADFNFDLILTAVRKNKIVYQEVSKFPAVRRDLSMLIDKAVTFGQLKQIAQRTERKLLKEVSVFDVYQGDKLPAGKKSYALSFIIQDIEKTLTDKAIDAIMQKLIYNLGKEAGAEIRK, from the coding sequence ATGAAAATATCATATAACTGGCTTAAAGAATTTATTAACACGGATAAAACGCCTCAGGAAATCTCCATTATCCTCACCGGTACCGGTTTGGAAGTGGAAAGTCTGGAAAAAGTACAGGCTATTCCCGGCGGATTGGAAGGCCTGGTGATTGGCTACGTCAAAGAGTGTACAGATCATGCCAACTCTGATCACCTGCATGTAACCAAGGTTGATGTAGGCGGTCCGGAGGATCTGCAAATTGTTTGCGGCGCGGCTAATGTAGCTGCCGGGCAAAAGGTAGTAGTAGCTGTGGTGGGTACTACGGTATATCCTGTTAGTGGTGAGCCATTCGCTATCAAAAAATCAAAAATACGCGGTGAAGTATCCGAAGGGATGATCTGTGCTGAGGATGAAATAGGCTTAGGCACCAGTCACGAAGGTATTATGGTATTGGATGCTGATGCACCTGTTGGTACTTTGGCTAAAGATTATTTTAAGGTGAACGACGACTATATGTACGAGATAGGTTTAACACCAAATCGTGCCGATGCTATGTCGCACCTGGGTACTGCCCGTGATATTGCTGCTTTTTTAAAGATCGGTGTTACCCGGCCTGATGTTAGCGCGTTCAAAATCGCCAATAACAACAGAACTGTGGAGGTTGTGGTGGAGAACGAGCAGGCAAGTCCGCGTTACTCTGGTTTAACCATGACCGGCCTGGAAGTAAAAGAATCACCAAAATGGTTAAAGGAACGGCTGGCTGTTATCGGTGTCCGCTCCATCAACAATATTGTGGATGTAACCAATTATGTGTTGCATGAACTAGGACAGCCATTACACGCCTTTGATGCCGACGAAATAAAAGGCAACAAAGTATTGGTGAAAAATTATCCGGAAGGAACTCTTTTTAAAACCCTGGATGAGGTGGAACGCAAGCTATCAGAAAACGACCTGATGATTGGCAACACCGAAGAGCCTATGTGTATTGCCGGTGTGTTTGGCGGTATCACGTCGGGTGTTAAGGCATCAACCACCAGCATCTTTTTGGAGAGTGCTTATTTTAATTCCGTATCGGTGCGTAAAACAGCTAAAAGGCATGGTTTAAAAACGGATGCCTCGTTCAGGTTTGAGCGTGGTACCGATCCGGACATGACCGTGTTCGCTTTGAAACGCGCGGCCTTGCTCATACAACAGGTAGCTGGTGGCGAAGTATCGTCAGAAATTTTTGATCATTACCCGGCACCTGTGGCTCCGTTTGCTTTTGAGGTGAGCTATAAAAATATTCACAGGCTGATAGGTAAGGCTATCCCGCATACCGAGATCAAGGCCATTATTGAGGCATTGGATATTAAGGTAGTGAGTGAAACAGAAGAAACGCTTTCTTTGCAAGTGCCACCCTACCGTGTTGACGTTACCCGCGAAGTGGATGTGGTTGAGGAGATACTGCGTATTTACGGCTATAACAATATCGAGATCCCAACCCAGATCAGGGCATCATTAAATAACTCTCAACGGGCTGAGAAAGACACGGTGCAAAATCAATTGTCGGACTTGCTTACAGCCAATGGTTTTAACGAGATCTTATCCAACTCCTTAACCAAATCTGCTTATTCAGATAACCTGGATACTGCGGTAAAAATATTGAACCCATTGAGCAGCGATCTGGATGTGATGCGTCAAACCATGCTATACTCTGGTCTGGAAGCTATCACTTATAACCAAAACCGTCGTGCTGCCGATCTGAAATTCTACGAGTTTGGTAAGGTTTACAGCGTAAAGGATGATAAGTACAACGAAGTACAACGTTTCTCGGTGTTTTTGACCGGTGCAACTACTGCTGAACAATGGAACCAAAAGCCAAAACCGGTATCGTTCTACAACCTGAAAGCTATTGTTGATAGTATTTTAGAGCGCCTGAATATTACCGGCTATTTGGTAGAAGATGCTACCTGCAAAAAACTGGCTTACGGTCTGCAATATATGCTGAACGGCAAGCAGCTGGTTAAATTTGGCGCCGTTGCCGGCGAAGCTTTGAAAAAAGCTGATGTGGATAAGGAAGTATTTTATGCCGACTTTAATTTCGACCTGATATTGACAGCCGTACGCAAAAACAAGATTGTTTACCAGGAGGTTTCCAAGTTCCCGGCTGTACGTCGCGATTTGTCTATGCTGATAGATAAGGCGGTTACTTTTGGCCAGTTAAAACAAATTGCCCAGCGAACCGAGCGTAAGCTGCTCAAAGAAGTTAGTGTATTTGACGTTTACCAGGGAGATAAATTGCCGGCTGGTAAAAAATCATACGCATTAAGCTTTATCATTCAGGATATCGAAAAGACACTTACCGATAAAGCGATTGATGCCATTATGCAAAAATTAATTTATAACTTAGGTAAAGAAGCCGGAGCGGAGATCAGAAAATAA
- the radC gene encoding RadC family protein codes for MENYNEKISIKSWAEEDRPREKLSTQGRRALTDAELIAILIGSGSRTETAVELSKRILHHYENDLNKLGKASISELSKFKGIGEAKAISIIAALEIGRRRNDTETKAIEYINSSRDAYNIMRRHLMDLNHEEFWILLVGRSQKVLAKELVSKGGLSATVADPKIIFYMALQQQASGIILVHNHPSGNLKPSHQDIDLTKKISAAGRLLDINVLDHLIITDNGYYSFGDEGIL; via the coding sequence GTGGAAAACTATAACGAGAAGATCAGCATTAAATCATGGGCCGAGGAAGACCGCCCGCGCGAAAAACTAAGCACCCAGGGACGCCGTGCGCTCACCGATGCCGAACTGATCGCCATCCTCATAGGATCGGGTAGCCGCACCGAAACCGCTGTTGAGTTAAGTAAGCGTATTCTGCACCATTATGAAAACGATCTGAATAAGCTGGGCAAAGCTTCCATCAGCGAACTATCAAAATTCAAGGGAATAGGAGAGGCCAAAGCGATTTCTATTATCGCCGCGCTGGAGATCGGCCGCCGCCGCAACGATACTGAAACCAAAGCCATCGAATATATCAACAGCAGTCGTGATGCCTACAATATTATGCGCCGCCATCTGATGGATCTAAACCATGAGGAATTCTGGATATTGCTAGTTGGTCGCTCGCAAAAAGTACTGGCCAAAGAGTTAGTGAGCAAAGGCGGCTTATCGGCCACCGTTGCCGATCCCAAGATTATCTTTTATATGGCGCTGCAACAACAGGCCAGCGGTATCATCCTGGTGCATAATCACCCATCGGGTAATCTGAAACCCAGTCACCAGGATATCGACCTTACCAAAAAAATAAGCGCTGCAGGTCGTTTGTTAGATATCAATGTGCTTGATCACCTCATCATCACAGACAATGGCTATTATAGCTTTGGGGATGAAGGAATCTTATGA
- the rpsT gene encoding 30S ribosomal protein S20 gives MANHKSSLKRIRSNAAKRLRNRYQAKTTRNAIKKLRNTTTKADASALLGKVISMLDRLAKKNVIHKNKASNNKSKLTKFVNGLS, from the coding sequence ATGGCAAATCATAAATCGTCTTTAAAAAGAATCAGGTCAAACGCTGCGAAGCGTCTGCGTAACAGGTACCAGGCTAAAACAACCAGGAACGCTATTAAGAAATTAAGAAACACTACTACTAAAGCTGATGCAAGTGCACTGTTAGGTAAAGTGATCTCTATGTTAGACCGTTTAGCTAAAAAGAATGTTATTCACAAAAACAAAGCTTCGAACAATAAATCAAAGCTTACTAAATTTGTAAATGGCTTAAGCTAA
- a CDS encoding class I SAM-dependent methyltransferase, which produces MDNTKRFSNRVTDYVKYRPHYPNAIITFLQESYQLTTDKLIADIGAGTGISTQLFLDAGYRAIAVEPNAEMRDKAIELLSSYPGFTAVDSTAENTGLADESIDAVIAGQAFHWFNAQNARAEFKRILKSGGTVVLIWNERKTASAFEMEYDQLIITHGQDYVKVGHRNIDFDNIGAFYDPNPFELRVFENQQVFDFDGLKGRLLSSSYSPTKADAGYEPMINDLQVLFNRYQQNGKITIHYDTKVYVGSL; this is translated from the coding sequence ATGGACAACACTAAAAGATTCAGTAACCGGGTGACCGATTATGTCAAATACCGTCCCCACTATCCCAATGCTATCATTACTTTTTTACAGGAAAGCTATCAGTTGACTACCGATAAACTCATTGCAGATATTGGTGCAGGTACGGGAATATCCACCCAATTATTTCTGGATGCCGGTTACCGGGCCATTGCTGTAGAGCCCAATGCCGAAATGCGTGATAAAGCGATAGAACTGCTTAGCTCCTACCCAGGTTTTACCGCCGTAGATAGTACCGCAGAAAATACAGGCTTGGCGGACGAAAGCATCGACGCGGTTATTGCTGGTCAGGCTTTCCATTGGTTTAATGCGCAAAATGCCCGTGCAGAGTTTAAACGGATCCTGAAATCCGGAGGAACAGTAGTGCTCATTTGGAATGAAAGAAAAACAGCTTCAGCATTTGAAATGGAATATGATCAATTGATCATCACGCACGGGCAAGATTATGTAAAAGTTGGTCACCGCAATATCGACTTTGATAACATCGGCGCTTTTTATGATCCCAACCCTTTTGAACTACGGGTATTTGAAAATCAACAGGTATTTGATTTCGACGGGTTAAAAGGCCGCCTGCTTTCCTCATCATACAGCCCCACAAAAGCAGATGCCGGATATGAGCCTATGATCAATGATCTGCAGGTGCTTTTTAATCGTTACCAGCAAAATGGGAAGATCACTATACATTATGATACTAAGGTTTATGTGGGAAGTTTATAA
- a CDS encoding zinc dependent phospholipase C family protein, with protein MKRRIILSLSGIGLMLLCSSWGFFAHYRINRLAVFTLPKGMAGFYKANIGYITEHAVSADKRRYVDSTENPHHFFDADHYGKKPFAAMPRRWADAAAKYSADTLNKYGTVPWTIQYQYYRLVRAFKAHDTTAILNASAYLGHYVADAHVPLHLAMNYDGQFTDQIGIHGLWETRLPELFIKQYNLFAGRARYIDNPLSEAFKICQVSFKSVDSVLQFERIINKSFPSDKKYSPVMRGKRKLNDYSVAYSHAYHKMLKGMVERQMRASIRSVGSFWYSAWVDAGQPDLNKLIAQPLSSEDRINLQYEEAMYKTGKCIYQPMK; from the coding sequence ATGAAACGGCGCATCATTTTAAGCTTATCAGGCATTGGTTTAATGCTGCTATGTTCATCCTGGGGTTTCTTTGCGCATTACCGCATCAACAGGCTGGCTGTTTTTACTCTACCCAAGGGCATGGCTGGTTTTTACAAAGCCAATATCGGTTACATTACAGAACATGCCGTGAGTGCCGACAAACGCCGCTACGTAGACTCTACCGAGAACCCTCATCACTTTTTTGATGCCGACCATTATGGCAAAAAGCCCTTTGCCGCTATGCCCCGGCGATGGGCCGACGCTGCTGCCAAGTACTCCGCCGATACGTTAAATAAATATGGCACCGTTCCCTGGACCATCCAATACCAGTATTATAGATTGGTACGGGCATTTAAAGCACATGATACCACGGCTATCCTTAATGCTTCGGCCTACCTGGGGCATTACGTTGCCGATGCACACGTACCACTTCACCTTGCCATGAACTATGACGGGCAATTCACCGATCAGATTGGCATACATGGTTTGTGGGAAACCCGGCTTCCGGAGCTTTTTATCAAACAATATAATCTCTTTGCTGGTCGTGCCCGTTATATCGATAATCCACTCAGCGAAGCATTTAAAATTTGCCAGGTATCCTTCAAAAGTGTCGACTCTGTGTTACAATTTGAGCGAATAATTAACAAGAGCTTTCCATCGGATAAAAAATACAGCCCGGTGATGCGGGGTAAAAGAAAACTTAACGATTATTCTGTGGCCTACAGCCATGCTTATCATAAAATGCTGAAAGGTATGGTAGAGCGACAAATGCGGGCATCGATACGCTCTGTTGGAAGTTTCTGGTACTCGGCTTGGGTAGATGCAGGCCAACCCGACCTTAACAAGCTGATAGCACAACCCTTAAGTTCGGAAGATCGTATTAATTTGCAATATGAAGAGGCCATGTACAAAACCGGAAAATGTATTTACCAGCCAATGAAATAA
- a CDS encoding DedA family protein — MEVIKNIIDFILHIDVHLSQITSDYKGWTYLILFAIIFAETGFVVTPFLPGDSLLFAAGALIANGKTGLDIALVAILLVIAAFTGNTVNYLLGNYLGPKVFKENNKILKLEYYLNTKAFFDKHGGKAVIFSRFLPIIRTIAPFVAGVGRMPFLRYSLYNIVGGASWVLSFLFIGFFFGNIPVIKQNFTLVVMAIILISVVPPIYAAIKSRGNKKASA, encoded by the coding sequence GTGGAAGTAATAAAAAACATTATCGACTTTATACTGCATATTGATGTGCATCTGAGCCAGATTACCAGCGACTACAAGGGCTGGACATATCTTATACTGTTTGCGATCATATTTGCCGAAACTGGTTTTGTGGTTACTCCCTTTTTACCCGGCGATTCTCTGTTATTTGCCGCAGGTGCCCTTATTGCTAATGGTAAAACCGGATTAGACATTGCCTTGGTGGCCATTCTATTGGTTATAGCCGCCTTTACCGGTAATACAGTTAATTACTTGCTGGGGAATTATTTAGGTCCCAAGGTTTTTAAAGAAAATAACAAAATATTAAAACTGGAATATTACCTCAATACCAAAGCGTTTTTTGATAAACATGGCGGTAAGGCAGTTATCTTTAGCCGGTTTTTGCCTATTATCAGAACCATCGCCCCTTTTGTAGCTGGTGTAGGGCGTATGCCTTTTTTACGCTATAGCCTGTATAATATAGTGGGTGGCGCATCATGGGTGCTGAGCTTTTTATTTATTGGTTTCTTTTTTGGCAATATTCCGGTAATCAAACAAAACTTCACCCTGGTGGTGATGGCTATTATCCTGATATCTGTAGTACCTCCAATTTATGCAGCCATCAAAAGCAGGGGAAATAAAAAGGCTTCGGCATAG
- a CDS encoding DUF4397 domain-containing protein, translating to MTKPNKNGFLVSLLLVIVGTLLLPFVSSCGKGANANPTGLNTQLQIVNLSPDIQPVNLYLNFIKENTTNYTYPNNSGYFFISTLLPPIQLRSATLAPINLVTVDSTVALKANSKYTLFITGFKSDNSIKKSILLLDTATVPPLGRGIVRFVHCSPTSAPLDLRANDSTAKQWTNIAFDSVSKYVQLPVGNYNFTINLTSSSSNVQFRLPNVTIQDGRAYTIYTQGIVGRTDSVAFGAAILTNNLLLKTTK from the coding sequence ATGACTAAACCCAATAAAAACGGCTTCCTGGTTTCCTTGCTTTTGGTTATTGTTGGCACTTTGTTATTGCCTTTCGTATCATCATGTGGCAAAGGTGCCAATGCTAATCCCACCGGATTAAATACACAGCTGCAAATTGTTAATTTGAGCCCGGATATACAGCCGGTAAATTTATATCTTAATTTTATTAAGGAAAATACAACCAATTATACGTACCCCAACAATTCGGGCTATTTTTTTATATCCACGCTGTTGCCACCTATACAATTACGTTCAGCAACATTGGCTCCGATAAACCTGGTTACTGTCGATAGTACCGTAGCATTAAAAGCCAACTCAAAATACACCTTGTTCATTACCGGTTTTAAGAGCGATAATTCTATAAAAAAATCTATTCTGTTGTTAGATACAGCTACTGTTCCTCCCTTAGGACGGGGTATCGTACGGTTTGTGCATTGCTCGCCAACCTCTGCTCCGCTTGATCTGAGAGCTAATGACAGTACAGCAAAACAATGGACAAATATCGCTTTTGATTCGGTATCAAAGTATGTTCAGTTGCCCGTGGGTAATTACAATTTTACCATTAACCTAACCAGTTCATCGAGCAATGTTCAATTCCGGCTACCCAATGTTACTATACAAGATGGCCGTGCTTATACCATTTATACACAAGGGATTGTAGGTCGTACAGACTCGGTTGCATTTGGCGCGGCAATCCTTACCAATAATTTACTGCTGAAAACCACGAAGTAG
- a CDS encoding DUF4397 domain-containing protein: MNIRIRAFSFIIAIAICWASCKKNDDKPAFQSTTRINVINASNNMINFYQNGTRINNTSNYYPGGTLGNLTVKAGLQNYQVKLADPSTPNYLFTLPLTLDSGKVYSLYVSGQTPESIFFTNDTATVPTNNTAKLRFVNASPDAGPLTLAFVTSGATPVSTPQFSNIAYKTTTDFLNVTPSTTGSLILSVYQAGSPNNPKKDTVTISTGRIYTVVSYGTIGSGGNQALGTSLIVNQ; this comes from the coding sequence ATGAATATCAGGATCAGAGCTTTTAGTTTTATTATAGCCATTGCAATATGCTGGGCATCCTGTAAAAAAAATGATGATAAGCCTGCGTTTCAGTCAACTACCCGTATTAATGTAATCAATGCGTCAAACAACATGATTAATTTTTACCAGAATGGCACCCGTATCAATAATACTTCCAATTACTATCCCGGGGGAACGCTGGGTAATTTAACGGTAAAGGCAGGTTTGCAAAACTATCAGGTTAAGTTAGCAGACCCATCGACTCCTAATTACTTGTTTACCTTACCCCTTACGCTTGATTCGGGAAAAGTATATTCATTATATGTAAGCGGGCAAACACCAGAGAGTATTTTTTTTACCAATGATACGGCTACTGTGCCCACCAATAACACCGCCAAGCTCAGGTTTGTAAATGCATCACCGGATGCCGGACCTCTTACATTGGCTTTTGTAACTTCGGGTGCTACTCCGGTAAGTACGCCGCAGTTTAGTAATATAGCTTATAAAACAACAACTGATTTTTTGAATGTTACACCAAGCACAACAGGTTCGCTTATTTTAAGTGTTTACCAGGCTGGTTCTCCAAACAATCCTAAAAAGGATACCGTGACAATTAGCACAGGCAGAATTTATACTGTAGTTAGTTATGGAACCATAGGTTCTGGAGGCAACCAGGCACTTGGCACCAGTTTAATAGTTAATCAGTAA
- the dnaN gene encoding DNA polymerase III subunit beta — protein MRFIVSTSTLLKQLQAVSGALSNSTVLPILENFLFEIKDGNLTISATDLQTSMTTSLAVEAKENGRIAIPSRILLETLKSLPEQPVAFSVDDNTFAIEINAGDGKYKLSGENGEDFPKIPVVENASSVNLPASVLAEAINKTIFAVSNDELRPAMTGVYCQLSTQHLTFVATDAHKLVRYRRKDAKAASTTSFILPKKALTLLKSSLPTDDVNVSVEYNSTSAFFKFGNINLVCRLIDERYPDYEAVIPQVNPNKLNIDRLTFLGSLNRVAIYANKTTHQVRLKISGSELNISSEDIDFANEAHERLSCQYEGEDIEIGFNARFLIEMLKNLSCEEVSLEMSTPNRAGLLLPQGGDENEDVLMLVMPVMLNSYA, from the coding sequence ATGAGATTTATTGTTTCTACATCAACATTACTCAAACAACTGCAGGCTGTAAGCGGGGCTTTAAGCAATAGCACTGTTTTGCCAATACTGGAAAACTTTTTGTTCGAGATAAAGGATGGAAACTTAACCATTTCTGCAACCGATTTGCAAACCAGCATGACCACGTCATTAGCTGTTGAGGCTAAAGAGAATGGCCGCATTGCCATACCATCGCGTATATTATTGGAAACTTTAAAGTCGTTACCAGAACAACCGGTAGCTTTTTCTGTAGATGATAACACCTTTGCTATTGAAATAAACGCGGGCGACGGAAAGTATAAACTGAGCGGCGAAAATGGTGAGGATTTCCCAAAGATACCGGTAGTGGAGAATGCATCATCGGTAAATTTGCCGGCTTCTGTTTTAGCCGAAGCTATTAACAAAACCATCTTTGCGGTAAGTAATGATGAACTGCGCCCTGCCATGACCGGTGTATACTGCCAGTTAAGCACCCAGCACCTTACTTTTGTAGCTACCGATGCACATAAGCTGGTACGTTACCGTCGTAAAGATGCTAAGGCAGCAAGCACCACTTCATTTATATTACCTAAAAAAGCGTTAACATTATTAAAATCGTCGTTACCGACTGATGATGTGAATGTATCAGTAGAGTATAACTCCACCAGCGCGTTCTTTAAATTTGGTAATATTAACCTGGTATGTCGTTTAATTGACGAGCGCTACCCGGATTATGAGGCGGTTATACCACAAGTAAACCCCAATAAATTAAATATCGACAGGCTTACCTTCCTGGGTTCGTTGAACCGTGTGGCTATTTATGCCAACAAAACCACCCATCAGGTAAGGCTTAAAATAAGTGGCAGCGAGTTGAATATATCATCAGAAGATATTGACTTTGCCAACGAAGCACATGAGCGTTTAAGCTGCCAGTACGAGGGCGAAGACATAGAAATTGGCTTCAATGCACGTTTTTTAATAGAAATGTTGAAGAATTTAAGTTGCGAAGAAGTATCTTTGGAGATGTCGACACCGAACCGTGCCGGATTATTGTTGCCTCAGGGTGGCGATGAAAATGAAGATGTGCTGATGCTGGTTATGCCAGTGATGCTCAACAGTTATGCTTAA
- the gldG gene encoding gliding motility-associated ABC transporter substrate-binding protein GldG, giving the protein MLSILKKEIISYLSSLVAYVTIGVFLLVLGLFLWVFPDSSILDYGYAGLESLFSTAPYLFMFLIPAITMRSLAEERKEGTFELLFTRPLTDWQIVLGKYLASVLLVLFALLPTLVYYFSVSTLGTPQGNIDTGAVIGSYIGLFLLGATFAAIGLFASSITKNQIIAFTVAVFLCFFFYSGFDSLSQLLSLQDLGLQNLGITEHYQSVSRGVLDTRDLAYFVVLAGLFIWLTLFVIIRQRKKNIISSSPFRGLGGLLVVAIIGNIAFTRFDFTTEKRYTLSPISTQIMDGLQQPVKVTVYLQGGNLPGGFKRLQGATRDMLNDLQAYSHRKLQFEFVDPLKNLSGDQQNEAIQNLEAKGIEPTNLSVKTDDGVSQKLIFPGALVSANGKDIAVKLLLSRIGLSPDEVLNNSIQNLEYAFSSAIKKATSGGKPEIGFTEGHNELSDLQLNDAMKSLSDGYQVGRVNLSTISTAGLQKVKLLVIPKPDKKFTELEKFKLDQYIMHGGRVLWTIDQVSAELDSLRGHGGEQLAFAKQLNLDDQLFRYGVRINYDLIADMNCSQIPVTTGSVGGQAQIQMLPWLFYPIFIPLSKHPVVKNLDGISSEFASTIDLLDTKDVKKTILLTSSPYNKKMSAPHMLSLQALEQEPNPKDFQGTPKTVGVLLEGKFVSDWRNRPLPEGLTEQAAIQPESVPTKMIVISDGDILKNQIGSDGSPYPLGYDHYTQQTYGNKNLLLNIADYMTDDSGLIALRAKEIKLRLLNRARIRNEKMYWQLVNTVGPLLLVLICAIFQHYIRKRKYAH; this is encoded by the coding sequence GTGCTAAGCATCCTTAAAAAAGAAATCATTTCTTACCTCAGTTCGCTGGTAGCCTATGTTACCATTGGCGTATTTTTATTGGTGCTGGGTTTGTTTTTGTGGGTGTTCCCGGATTCTAGCATTTTAGATTATGGCTATGCCGGGCTCGAAAGCCTTTTCAGCACCGCACCATACCTGTTCATGTTCCTGATACCGGCTATTACCATGCGATCATTGGCCGAGGAACGTAAAGAAGGCACTTTTGAGCTGTTATTTACCCGTCCGCTTACCGATTGGCAAATTGTATTGGGGAAATACCTGGCCAGTGTACTGTTGGTGCTTTTCGCTTTGTTACCTACACTGGTTTATTATTTTTCGGTAAGCACGCTGGGTACGCCGCAGGGTAATATTGATACAGGGGCAGTCATTGGCTCCTACATAGGCTTGTTTTTATTAGGAGCGACATTTGCTGCCATTGGCCTGTTCGCATCATCCATTACCAAAAACCAGATTATCGCCTTTACGGTAGCAGTTTTCCTGTGTTTCTTTTTTTACAGCGGGTTTGATTCTTTGAGTCAACTGCTGTCGTTACAGGACCTGGGTTTGCAAAACCTGGGTATTACGGAGCATTACCAATCCGTAAGCCGCGGCGTGTTGGATACGCGCGATCTGGCCTATTTTGTTGTACTAGCAGGCCTGTTCATTTGGCTTACACTGTTCGTGATCATCCGTCAGCGTAAAAAAAATATTATTTCTAGCTCCCCCTTCAGGGGGCTGGGGGGCTTGCTGGTTGTAGCTATTATCGGTAATATCGCTTTTACCCGTTTTGATTTTACTACCGAAAAACGATATACCCTTTCGCCTATTAGCACACAGATAATGGATGGTTTGCAGCAGCCGGTAAAAGTTACCGTGTACTTGCAGGGCGGTAATTTACCGGGTGGGTTTAAAAGGCTGCAGGGTGCCACGCGTGATATGCTGAATGATCTGCAGGCCTACAGTCACCGCAAGTTACAGTTTGAATTTGTTGATCCCCTGAAAAACTTATCCGGCGATCAGCAAAATGAGGCCATCCAAAACCTGGAAGCCAAAGGCATTGAGCCAACCAACCTGAGCGTAAAAACCGATGATGGTGTATCACAAAAGCTGATATTCCCGGGTGCGTTGGTATCGGCTAATGGTAAAGATATTGCTGTAAAATTATTACTGAGCAGGATAGGCCTTTCGCCAGATGAAGTGTTGAATAACTCTATTCAAAACCTGGAGTATGCCTTTTCATCGGCCATAAAAAAAGCAACCAGCGGCGGCAAGCCCGAAATTGGTTTTACCGAAGGCCATAACGAACTGAGCGATCTGCAACTGAATGATGCCATGAAATCGCTTTCGGACGGTTACCAGGTTGGCCGGGTTAACTTAAGTACTATCAGCACCGCCGGTCTGCAAAAGGTAAAGCTGCTGGTGATACCCAAGCCCGATAAAAAATTTACCGAACTGGAAAAATTCAAACTCGACCAGTATATTATGCATGGCGGCCGCGTACTGTGGACGATTGACCAGGTTAGCGCCGAATTGGATAGCCTGCGTGGGCATGGTGGCGAGCAGCTGGCCTTTGCCAAACAATTGAATTTGGACGATCAGCTTTTTAGATATGGTGTACGGATTAATTATGACCTGATAGCGGATATGAACTGTTCACAGATTCCGGTTACTACCGGTAGCGTGGGTGGGCAGGCGCAGATACAAATGTTGCCATGGTTGTTTTATCCCATATTTATCCCGCTGTCCAAACATCCGGTGGTGAAAAATCTGGACGGCATCAGCAGTGAATTTGCCAGTACTATCGATCTGCTGGATACTAAAGATGTAAAGAAAACCATCCTGCTTACCTCGTCGCCGTATAATAAAAAAATGAGCGCGCCGCATATGCTGTCGTTACAGGCATTGGAGCAGGAACCTAATCCTAAAGATTTTCAGGGTACACCCAAAACGGTAGGCGTGTTGCTGGAAGGTAAATTTGTTTCCGATTGGCGCAATCGTCCGCTGCCGGAAGGGCTTACCGAACAGGCGGCTATACAGCCGGAGAGTGTACCCACCAAGATGATTGTGATCAGCGATGGGGATATCTTGAAAAACCAAATAGGCAGCGATGGTTCACCATATCCATTGGGGTATGATCATTATACCCAGCAAACTTATGGTAATAAAAACCTGTTGCTGAACATTGCTGATTATATGACTGATGACTCTGGGCTGATAGCGCTGCGTGCCAAGGAAATCAAGCTACGTTTGCTTAACCGGGCCCGCATCCGTAACGAAAAAATGTACTGGCAGCTGGTAAATACGGTTGGGCCTTTGCTTTTAGTGTTAATATGTGCTATTTTTCAACATTACATCCGTAAACGGAAGTATGCGCATTAA